In Nymphaea colorata isolate Beijing-Zhang1983 chromosome 5, ASM883128v2, whole genome shotgun sequence, one genomic interval encodes:
- the LOC116255251 gene encoding methylesterase 17-like, giving the protein MSVSPLNEPSDFTGHSAGGLSLTHAIHMFGAKKISAAVFAGAVMLRSGFVTPEDIAIGTPGITQAVKLEFRQAPDKSVILTSFAFLPKYIRQVLYNRSPEEDILLASALLKPAPAHAMQTARFNNTGVDVDGVPRVYVKTMMDKVLEHEVQDAMIKKWPPHKVVALNSDHCLFFSAPEQFTEVLLKV; this is encoded by the exons ATGTCAGTTTCTCCTCTAAATGAACCTTCTGATTTTACAGGCCACAGCGCAGGGGGCCTAAGCCTGACTCATGCCATTCACATGTTTGGAGCTAAGAAGATCAGTGCCGCCGTTTTCGCCGGTGCAGTCATGCTCCGATCAGGGTTCGTGACTCCGGAAGACATCGCAATT ggtaCTCCGGGCATAACTCAAGCGGTGAAATTAGAGTTTAGACAAGCACCAGACAAGTCTGTGATATTGACAAGCTTCGCATTTCTGCCAAAGTATATACGCCAAGTTCTCTACAACAGAAGTCCAGAGGAG GATATCCTTCTTGCTTCTGCACTCCTGAAGCCTGCACCAGCACATGCAATGCAAACGGCCAGGTTCAACAACACAGGTGTTGATGTTGATGGAGTCCCTAGGGTTTATGTGAAGACCATGATGGACAAAGTGTTGGAGCATGAGGTGCAAGATGCCATGATCAAGAAATGGCCTCCCCACAAGGTGGTGGCCCTCAATTCTGACCACTGCCTCTTCTTCTCAGCACCAGAGCAATTTACAGAAGTATTGCTGAAGGTCTAG